From the Patescibacteria group bacterium genome, one window contains:
- the mreC gene encoding rod shape-determining protein MreC, producing the protein MIKLNVKKYFVITAVILLLIFLHYAKLLNPLESFLNKSLEPMFRTFYSLSTNLNKIYLTETGKQDLAAELKQAEEKINQLIAENVKLRFLEEENTVLRKHLNFLNKDNRRYLMANIISRGELTGASSEGNQSIVIDKGARDGLFAGLAVVSSTAIGSTSQGVIIGKIVNVKEQIAEVYLVTNKNSKLAASIFGENKTSGIASGELGLMIKMDFIPQTENIKAGDIVATSGLEQNIPRGLVIGRVTEINKENNEVWQTAIVEPLVDLDTLSVVAILLP; encoded by the coding sequence ATGATAAAGTTAAACGTTAAAAAATATTTTGTCATAACGGCGGTAATTTTGCTGCTTATTTTTTTGCATTATGCCAAGTTGTTAAATCCGCTTGAATCTTTTTTAAACAAGAGTCTTGAGCCGATGTTTAGAACCTTTTATTCTTTAAGCACGAATTTGAATAAAATTTATTTGACGGAGACCGGGAAGCAGGATTTGGCGGCCGAGCTAAAGCAAGCCGAAGAGAAAATAAATCAATTGATAGCTGAAAATGTTAAGCTAAGATTTTTAGAAGAAGAAAATACAGTATTGAGAAAGCATCTGAATTTTTTGAATAAAGACAATCGGCGCTATTTAATGGCTAATATTATTTCTCGCGGCGAGTTAACCGGGGCGAGCAGCGAAGGCAACCAGTCAATCGTGATTGACAAGGGCGCTAGAGACGGTTTGTTCGCCGGTTTGGCGGTTGTTAGCTCAACGGCTATCGGCTCTACGAGCCAAGGCGTTATTATCGGTAAAATTGTTAATGTTAAAGAGCAGATCGCGGAAGTTTATTTAGTGACCAATAAGAATAGCAAATTAGCAGCGTCAATTTTTGGAGAAAATAAAACTTCAGGCATTGCCTCGGGAGAGCTTGGCTTAATGATTAAAATGGATTTTATACCCCAGACGGAAAATATTAAAGCTGGTGATATCGTCGCCACTTCAGGGTTGGAGCAAAACATACCGCGAGGCTTGGTGATTGGCAGGGTAACCGAGATTAACAAAGAAAATAATGAAGTTTGGCAAACCGCTATCGTTGAACCGCTGGTTGACCTGGATACTTTGTCTGTCGTTGCGATTTTATTGCCGTAA
- a CDS encoding sigma factor-like helix-turn-helix DNA-binding protein translates to MENDNKSILDQIMNNHQAEEVAKLDAVEIITNLFSELEERERDVLIRRFGLGGNTKETLEEIGKIHKLTRERIRQIETASIKRLRQLENLDNYLSGLKNIIINLLEEHGGLMEKEYLFNNLVNFSISGGKNGANEIKHKRHFDFLISKLLHDEFEAIGDSEHFKESFKLKYQSLEHLEALAKELLEKIQEIKKIFMTEELVNLSKSLEAYKNNEEKFSPAGNLDISGILANDLFKENADVVNGNKVIYSILQAAKKIEQNKFGLWGINDWREIKPKTINDKIYLILKNSGKPMHFAEIADRINQISFDKKKANAATVHNELILDEKYILVGRGLYGLKEWGYQKGTVADVIEKIIAESGQPLNREEIINKVLEQRIVKKATINLALMNRDKFEVTGDGKYKIKNNKPVSE, encoded by the coding sequence ATGGAAAATGACAATAAATCCATTTTAGACCAAATAATGAACAACCATCAAGCCGAGGAAGTCGCTAAACTTGACGCGGTTGAAATAATCACTAATTTATTCAGCGAGCTCGAAGAAAGAGAGCGCGATGTTTTAATTAGGCGGTTTGGCTTGGGCGGAAACACGAAAGAAACTTTGGAAGAAATCGGTAAAATCCATAAATTAACCAGAGAGCGCATCAGGCAGATTGAAACCGCCAGCATTAAAAGGTTAAGGCAGCTTGAGAATTTAGACAATTATTTAAGCGGTTTAAAAAATATTATAATCAATTTGCTGGAAGAACACGGCGGACTTATGGAAAAAGAATATTTGTTTAATAATTTGGTTAATTTTTCCATCAGCGGCGGTAAAAACGGCGCCAATGAAATAAAACATAAGCGCCATTTTGATTTTTTAATATCAAAATTATTGCATGACGAATTTGAAGCCATAGGCGATTCAGAGCATTTTAAAGAATCTTTTAAATTAAAATATCAGTCTTTGGAGCATTTAGAAGCTTTAGCTAAAGAGCTTTTGGAAAAAATACAAGAAATCAAAAAGATATTTATGACCGAAGAATTGGTTAATTTGTCGAAAAGCCTCGAGGCTTATAAAAATAACGAGGAAAAATTCAGCCCGGCCGGCAATTTAGATATATCCGGAATTTTAGCCAATGATTTATTTAAAGAAAATGCCGATGTAGTTAACGGCAATAAAGTTATTTATTCAATTTTGCAGGCTGCCAAGAAAATTGAACAAAATAAATTCGGCCTTTGGGGCATAAATGATTGGCGCGAGATCAAGCCGAAAACAATTAACGATAAAATTTATTTGATTTTAAAAAATAGCGGCAAGCCTATGCATTTTGCCGAGATCGCCGATAGAATAAATCAAATAAGTTTTGACAAGAAAAAAGCCAACGCGGCTACGGTGCATAATGAATTGATTTTAGATGAAAAATATATTTTAGTCGGCCGCGGCCTTTATGGGCTGAAAGAATGGGGCTATCAGAAAGGCACGGTCGCCGACGTGATTGAAAAAATCATAGCTGAATCAGGCCAGCCTTTGAACCGCGAAGAAATTATCAATAAAGTTTTAGAGCAAAGGATTGTTAAAAAAGCCACTATAAATTTAGCTTTAATGAATCGGGATAAGTTTGAAGTTACTGGCGACGGTAAATATAAAATAAAAAATAATAAGCCGGTTAGCGAATAA
- the secF gene encoding protein translocase subunit SecF, producing the protein MTNFKIIQKRNIWLGISAALFVIFALALFVWGLKYGIDFTGGSLLEAKFTGARPSVSQIETGLADLKLNSLIIQPVGEQDIMLKFQETAEETHQAILDKLNELAQKENKNNLIEEQRFESVGPSIGAELKIKSLWAIFFALIAMLSYITYAFRTVSRPVAAWKYGSAAIIAMFHDVVITVGVFAFLGHFYGIEINTAFVAAVLTVLGYSVHDTIVVFDRLRENLPKSNEDFEGTVNTSLNQTIVRSLNTSLTVLLVLAAIIIFGGASIRTFVLALAIGIFIGTYSSIFVASPILVVWEKLGKK; encoded by the coding sequence ATGACTAACTTCAAAATAATTCAAAAACGCAATATTTGGCTGGGAATTTCCGCTGCTTTATTCGTGATTTTTGCTTTGGCTTTATTTGTTTGGGGTTTAAAATACGGCATTGATTTTACCGGCGGCAGCTTGCTTGAAGCAAAGTTTACGGGCGCCAGGCCGTCAGTCAGCCAGATTGAAACCGGTTTAGCCGATCTTAAGCTGAATAGTTTGATTATTCAGCCGGTAGGCGAGCAGGATATTATGTTAAAATTTCAGGAAACAGCTGAAGAAACCCATCAAGCCATCTTAGACAAATTAAACGAGCTGGCCCAAAAAGAGAATAAAAATAATTTGATCGAAGAACAGCGTTTTGAATCAGTCGGCCCGTCAATCGGCGCGGAATTAAAAATCAAATCGCTTTGGGCCATATTTTTCGCGCTTATAGCCATGTTATCTTATATCACTTATGCTTTCAGGACTGTTTCCCGCCCGGTTGCTGCCTGGAAATATGGTTCGGCCGCGATTATCGCCATGTTTCATGACGTGGTTATTACTGTGGGCGTATTTGCCTTTTTGGGGCATTTCTACGGCATAGAAATTAATACGGCTTTTGTCGCCGCGGTCTTAACCGTACTCGGCTATTCGGTTCATGACACGATCGTCGTCTTTGACCGTTTACGCGAGAATTTACCGAAAAGCAATGAAGATTTTGAAGGTACGGTTAACACCAGCCTAAACCAAACTATCGTTCGTTCGCTTAATACTTCTTTAACCGTGCTGTTAGTTTTAGCGGCCATTATTATTTTCGGCGGCGCGTCCATCAGGACTTTTGTCCTGGCTTTGGCTATCGGTATTTTCATCGGCACCTATTCCTCAATCTTCGTGGCTTCGCCGATTTTAGTGGTTTGGGAAAAATTAGGAAAAAAATAA
- a CDS encoding peptidylprolyl isomerase: protein MSDNILQNLLKPSARGKIWWVFTCIMILVLVTSLIDFGAYYNKAVDKFKIPFPKVKEVPFRLGLDLLGGTQLTYQADVSALSSAEKGNAVEGVRDVIERRINVFGVSEPNVQINRTSGGDYRIIVEMAGIKDVKQAIKMIGETPLLEFKEQNNEIRKMTAEETKQLEDYNTAAEKLATEVLGKVISGGDFKALAAAYSQDEKTKASGGDLGYITEKDNPEIYNLAKNIAVGKTSVDLGKTTGGFEILKVEDKKVKINPFSNTEEKEVKASHLLICYTGVTGCESGLTKEEALAKINKLKEGATPANFKDLVKQNSTEPNARETGGELGWFGAGAMVKPFEDEVFKQAVGTISAPVETEFGYHLIYKQDERKVEEIKVSHIFIRTMTETDIIGTQSEWKNTELTGKNLKSATVEFNPQDGSPEVSLVFDDEGAKMFEEITARNVGKPVAIYLDNYPISVPNVNEKITGGKAVISGKFNITEAKLLTQRLNAGALPVPIELVNQQTIGPSLGQKSMADSARAGIIGFIIIAIFMILFYRLPGLMAVLALAVYSLTVFAIFKIGFSMAALLLVGIFLLIGITVNGWFILFAFLSYILLYFIGGLSPVTLTLAGLAGAIVSVGMAVDANILIFARMKEEIANGKPLTSAIEDGFKRAWPSIRDSNFNTLITCFILIMFTTSAVKGFAITLGLGVIISMFTAIFITRNFLNLIPSAWLEKRHALITSIKNK from the coding sequence ATGTCTGATAACATTTTACAGAATTTATTAAAACCCAGCGCGCGCGGTAAAATCTGGTGGGTTTTTACTTGCATCATGATTTTAGTTTTAGTGACGTCGCTCATAGATTTCGGCGCCTATTATAATAAAGCGGTGGATAAATTTAAAATTCCTTTTCCTAAAGTTAAAGAAGTGCCTTTTAGATTGGGGCTGGATTTACTCGGCGGCACGCAATTAACTTATCAGGCCGATGTTTCGGCTCTTTCGTCCGCTGAAAAAGGCAACGCGGTTGAAGGTGTGCGCGACGTGATTGAGCGCAGAATAAATGTTTTTGGCGTGAGCGAGCCTAACGTGCAGATTAACCGCACTTCGGGCGGCGACTATCGGATAATCGTGGAAATGGCCGGCATTAAGGACGTTAAGCAAGCTATCAAAATGATCGGCGAAACCCCTTTGCTAGAATTTAAAGAGCAGAATAATGAAATCAGGAAAATGACGGCTGAAGAAACTAAACAGCTTGAGGATTATAATACAGCGGCGGAAAAGCTTGCTACTGAAGTTTTAGGCAAAGTTATTTCCGGCGGCGATTTTAAAGCCTTGGCCGCGGCTTACAGCCAAGACGAAAAAACTAAAGCTTCGGGCGGCGATTTGGGCTATATTACGGAAAAAGATAATCCGGAAATATATAATTTAGCGAAAAATATCGCGGTTGGGAAGACCAGCGTTGATTTAGGAAAAACAACCGGCGGCTTTGAAATTCTTAAAGTTGAAGATAAAAAAGTAAAAATTAATCCTTTTAGCAATACTGAAGAAAAAGAAGTTAAAGCTTCGCATTTGCTGATTTGCTATACCGGCGTAACCGGCTGCGAAAGCGGCTTGACTAAAGAAGAGGCTTTGGCAAAAATTAATAAATTAAAAGAGGGAGCCACGCCGGCTAATTTTAAGGATTTAGTTAAGCAAAATTCCACTGAACCGAACGCGCGAGAAACCGGCGGCGAATTAGGCTGGTTTGGCGCCGGCGCCATGGTTAAGCCGTTTGAAGACGAAGTGTTTAAACAGGCGGTCGGCACGATTTCCGCGCCGGTGGAAACTGAATTCGGTTATCATCTGATTTATAAGCAAGACGAAAGAAAAGTTGAAGAAATTAAAGTTAGCCATATATTTATTAGAACCATGACCGAAACGGATATTATCGGAACGCAGAGCGAATGGAAAAATACCGAGCTGACCGGAAAAAATTTAAAATCGGCTACTGTGGAGTTTAATCCTCAAGACGGTTCGCCTGAAGTGTCATTAGTTTTTGACGATGAAGGCGCGAAAATGTTTGAAGAAATTACGGCGCGCAACGTCGGCAAGCCGGTGGCGATTTATCTGGATAACTATCCGATCAGCGTGCCGAATGTTAATGAAAAAATTACCGGCGGCAAAGCCGTAATTTCCGGAAAATTTAATATTACCGAAGCTAAATTATTAACGCAACGGCTTAACGCCGGAGCTTTGCCCGTGCCGATTGAACTGGTAAACCAGCAAACCATCGGCCCAAGCTTAGGCCAAAAATCAATGGCCGATAGCGCGCGCGCCGGCATCATCGGTTTTATTATTATTGCCATATTCATGATTCTTTTTTATAGGTTGCCCGGCTTAATGGCGGTCTTGGCGCTGGCGGTTTACAGTTTAACAGTTTTTGCCATCTTTAAAATCGGTTTTTCCATGGCCGCTTTATTGCTAGTCGGCATTTTCCTTTTAATCGGCATCACGGTTAACGGCTGGTTTATTTTATTCGCGTTTTTAAGTTATATATTATTATATTTTATCGGCGGCTTATCGCCCGTGACCTTAACTTTAGCCGGTCTGGCCGGAGCCATTGTTTCGGTTGGTATGGCCGTTGACGCCAATATCTTGATTTTTGCCAGGATGAAAGAAGAAATCGCTAACGGCAAGCCGTTGACCAGCGCGATTGAAGACGGTTTTAAGCGCGCCTGGCCGTCAATCAGAGATAGTAATTTCAATACTTTGATTACTTGCTTTATTTTGATTATGTTCACGACCAGCGCGGTTAAAGGTTTTGCCATAACACTCGGCCTCGGCGTGATTATTTCCATGTTTACCGCTATATTTATCACTAGAAATTTTTTAAATTTAATACCGTCGGCCTGGCTGGAAAAAAGGCACGCTTTGATTACCTCAATTAAAAATAAATAG
- the murB gene encoding UDP-N-acetylmuramate dehydrogenase, giving the protein MSIEKLIQKNFDLTPLTTFRIGGQAEFFMAVKNRRELAQAAAWAKAKKLPLAVLAGGSNILIVRKKIKGLVLKISGEDYSIKKKYVTCWAGTSLTKLAKISASAGLSGLEWAFGIPGSLGGAVRGNAGAYGLDMSDSVAEVEAYDLAGKKFVKFDNQACGFNYRDSLFKKRKNLLIVGVKLKLIKGAREKIEALSRKNFNHRFDSKPKEPSAGCVFKNLEYKKVLRRNKKLAEALTSKGLVKNGKISAGLLIDRLGLKGKIVGGAKVSKKHANFIINTGKAQAEDVVNLINLIKIKIKNKYKINLEEEVQYF; this is encoded by the coding sequence ATGTCCATAGAGAAATTAATCCAAAAAAATTTTGATTTAACCCCTTTGACAACTTTCCGCATCGGCGGCCAGGCCGAATTTTTTATGGCGGTAAAAAATAGGCGAGAGCTCGCTCAAGCCGCCGCTTGGGCTAAAGCCAAAAAATTACCCCTAGCTGTTTTAGCCGGCGGCAGCAATATTTTAATCGTTAGAAAGAAAATTAAAGGCTTGGTTTTGAAAATTTCCGGCGAAGATTATTCTATCAAAAAAAAATATGTAACTTGCTGGGCTGGCACGAGCCTGACTAAGCTGGCTAAAATTTCCGCGTCGGCCGGCTTAAGCGGGCTGGAATGGGCCTTCGGCATCCCCGGCAGCCTTGGCGGCGCGGTTAGGGGAAACGCCGGAGCTTACGGCCTTGATATGTCCGACTCTGTCGCCGAAGTTGAAGCTTACGATTTAGCTGGAAAAAAGTTCGTAAAATTTGATAACCAAGCTTGCGGCTTTAATTATCGCGATTCTCTTTTTAAGAAAAGAAAAAATTTGTTAATCGTCGGAGTTAAATTGAAATTAATTAAAGGCGCGCGAGAAAAAATAGAAGCTTTAAGCCGGAAAAATTTTAATCATCGCTTTGATTCCAAGCCTAAGGAACCGAGCGCCGGCTGTGTTTTTAAAAATTTGGAATATAAAAAAGTTTTAAGGCGGAATAAGAAGTTGGCCGAAGCTTTAACGTCCAAAGGCTTAGTTAAAAACGGTAAAATCAGCGCTGGTTTGCTGATTGATCGGCTTGGGCTTAAAGGTAAAATCGTGGGCGGAGCTAAAGTTAGTAAAAAGCATGCTAATTTCATAATAAATACGGGCAAAGCCCAAGCCGAGGATGTGGTTAACCTTATAAATTTAATAAAAATTAAAATTAAAAATAAATATAAAATTAACCTGGAAGAAGAAGTTCAGTATTTTTAA
- a CDS encoding rod shape-determining protein, producing MLNKFFGKFSKDLGIDLGTTNTLVYTPDKGIVINEPSVVAVNMRTDEILCVGAEAKKMLGKTPPHIQAIKPLVDGVISDFEVTEKMLKYFIDKVHAEHFTLVPRPRVVIGIPLDITEVEKKAVEDAAKSAGAREVFLIEQSMAAAIGTRLDVTGPQATMVVDIGGGTTEIAVISLGGVVTWKTLRLAGNALDNDIIQYVREEFNILIGEQVAENIKIRIGSASALKESMEMPLRGRDLINGLPKEVMITDSQVREAMQRVIRQIIENIKITLETTPPELVSDIYEHGIVLTGGGALLRGLDKEIAQATKIPVRVAEDPLTCVVRGTGMLLADPALLAKVLSPATEEY from the coding sequence ATGCTAAATAAATTTTTCGGAAAATTTTCTAAAGACCTGGGCATTGATCTGGGCACGACCAATACTTTAGTTTACACGCCGGACAAGGGGATTGTTATCAATGAACCTTCGGTGGTGGCGGTTAATATGCGCACCGATGAAATTTTATGCGTGGGCGCGGAAGCGAAAAAAATGCTTGGTAAAACCCCGCCCCATATCCAGGCCATTAAGCCTTTGGTGGACGGCGTGATTTCCGATTTTGAAGTTACGGAAAAAATGCTTAAGTATTTTATTGATAAAGTGCACGCCGAGCATTTTACTTTAGTGCCGCGGCCGCGGGTGGTTATCGGCATTCCTTTGGATATTACCGAGGTGGAGAAGAAAGCGGTTGAAGACGCGGCCAAATCGGCCGGAGCGCGCGAAGTTTTTTTGATTGAGCAATCAATGGCCGCGGCTATCGGCACCCGCCTGGACGTTACCGGCCCCCAGGCCACCATGGTGGTTGATATCGGCGGCGGTACGACCGAAATCGCGGTTATTTCTTTGGGCGGGGTGGTAACCTGGAAAACTTTGCGCCTGGCCGGCAACGCGCTGGATAATGACATTATCCAATATGTGCGCGAAGAATTTAATATTTTAATCGGCGAGCAGGTGGCGGAAAACATAAAAATCAGGATCGGTTCGGCTTCGGCCCTGAAAGAATCCATGGAAATGCCTTTGCGCGGCCGGGATTTAATCAATGGCTTGCCTAAAGAAGTTATGATAACTGACAGCCAGGTAAGGGAAGCCATGCAAAGAGTCATCAGGCAAATTATAGAAAACATAAAAATAACTTTAGAAACCACGCCGCCGGAATTAGTTTCGGATATTTACGAGCACGGCATTGTTTTAACCGGCGGCGGCGCTTTGCTTCGCGGCTTGGATAAAGAAATCGCCCAAGCCACTAAAATTCCGGTCAGAGTGGCCGAGGATCCTTTAACCTGCGTGGTTAGGGGCACGGGCATGCTATTAGCCGATCCGGCTTTGCTCGCCAAGGTGCTATCGCCGGCTACGGAAGAATACTAA
- a CDS encoding type IV secretion system DNA-binding domain-containing protein: protein MPEEITVFAETNFRNQYRQFGIKTDDRRRHMYLVGKTGMGKSTILENMIVDDIRSGKGVMVVDPHGDLAEKIIDYIPSSRVNDVIYFNPSDIDYPIAFNIVEQVEPHLRHLVASGLIGVFKKLWADSWGPRLEYILRNAILAVLDYPGSTLLAITRMLSDKNFRKKVIEKIQDPVVKSFWVNEFSGYANNFASEAVSPIQNKVGQFLSSALIRNIVGQVKSSIDLREVMDTGKILILNLSKGRIGEDNSALLGAMMITKVQLSVMSRVDILERDRKDFYLYIDEFQNFTTDSFANILSEARKYRLNLIMAHQYIEQLGEIVKPAVFGNVGTLVVFRVGATDAEELVKEFTPVFTEEDLVNLAKYEFYIKLMIDGVSSDPFSARGRAPLTDEEKTDNKEKVIKVSRERYAKQRLAVEEKINRWHANNEDMVDKIEKRPERKIFKEAEARQFTAPRQAPKFFSPAPGDKNTVIKPPAENFKEPDINKYNYVCSRCSKPTQISFVPDGIRPIFCRDCLSLVKKEKKQEIEGRLEAKKRELSSISVKARPEISENFSAAKPAPAVSLGQAIKSGPVNFQGKKIEPRPGNFKTPGSDKADQSGAVIKENEDVILSRD, encoded by the coding sequence ATGCCAGAAGAAATAACAGTTTTCGCGGAAACAAATTTTCGCAATCAATATAGGCAGTTCGGTATTAAAACCGACGATCGCCGCCGCCATATGTATTTGGTTGGTAAAACCGGCATGGGCAAGTCAACTATTTTGGAAAATATGATTGTTGACGATATCAGGTCGGGCAAAGGCGTTATGGTGGTTGACCCTCATGGAGATTTGGCGGAAAAAATTATTGACTATATTCCTTCCAGCCGGGTTAACGATGTAATTTATTTTAATCCGTCCGACATTGATTATCCGATCGCTTTTAACATAGTTGAACAGGTGGAGCCGCACTTAAGGCATTTAGTCGCTTCCGGCCTGATAGGAGTTTTTAAAAAGCTTTGGGCAGATTCTTGGGGACCGAGGCTGGAATATATTTTACGCAATGCCATTTTAGCTGTTTTAGATTATCCGGGTTCGACGCTCTTAGCCATAACCAGGATGCTCTCGGATAAAAATTTCAGGAAAAAAGTTATTGAAAAAATTCAGGATCCGGTGGTTAAATCTTTTTGGGTTAATGAATTTTCCGGTTATGCCAATAATTTCGCTTCGGAAGCGGTTTCGCCGATTCAGAATAAAGTCGGGCAGTTTTTATCCAGCGCGCTCATAAGAAATATCGTCGGCCAAGTTAAATCCTCAATTGATTTAAGAGAAGTTATGGATACGGGAAAAATTTTAATTTTGAATTTAAGCAAGGGCCGGATTGGCGAAGATAATTCGGCGCTACTCGGCGCCATGATGATTACTAAAGTCCAGCTATCGGTTATGAGCCGGGTTGATATATTGGAGCGTGACCGTAAAGATTTTTATCTTTATATTGATGAATTCCAAAATTTTACGACTGACAGTTTTGCCAATATTTTATCCGAAGCCAGAAAGTATCGGCTTAATTTAATAATGGCGCATCAATATATTGAACAGCTGGGAGAGATAGTTAAGCCGGCGGTTTTCGGCAACGTCGGCACTTTGGTTGTTTTCAGGGTGGGCGCGACTGACGCCGAAGAATTGGTCAAAGAGTTTACTCCGGTATTCACTGAAGAAGATTTGGTTAATTTAGCCAAATATGAATTTTATATTAAATTAATGATTGACGGGGTTTCTTCCGATCCTTTTTCCGCCCGCGGCCGGGCGCCTTTGACCGACGAAGAAAAAACAGATAATAAAGAAAAAGTGATTAAGGTCTCGCGCGAAAGATACGCTAAGCAAAGACTGGCGGTTGAAGAAAAAATTAACCGTTGGCACGCCAATAATGAAGATATGGTAGATAAAATTGAAAAAAGGCCGGAAAGAAAAATATTTAAAGAAGCGGAGGCGCGGCAGTTTACGGCGCCGAGACAAGCGCCAAAATTTTTTTCGCCGGCGCCTGGCGATAAAAACACCGTGATCAAGCCGCCGGCGGAAAATTTTAAAGAGCCGGATATTAATAAATATAATTATGTTTGCAGCCGCTGCTCTAAGCCAACGCAAATTTCTTTCGTGCCTGACGGGATTAGGCCGATTTTCTGCAGAGATTGTTTGAGTTTGGTTAAAAAAGAAAAAAAACAAGAAATAGAGGGCAGGCTAGAGGCTAAAAAGCGGGAGTTATCAAGCATCTCGGTTAAGGCTAGGCCGGAAATCAGCGAAAATTTTTCGGCCGCTAAGCCGGCGCCGG